From one Rhineura floridana isolate rRhiFlo1 chromosome 4, rRhiFlo1.hap2, whole genome shotgun sequence genomic stretch:
- the LOC133384118 gene encoding vesicle-associated membrane protein 3-like, with translation MSTSGPAGASSAPGSSRLQHAQHQVDEVVDIMRVNVDKVLERDQKPSELDDCADALQAGAAPFETNAAKLKRKYWWKNCKMWAILITVVVVLFIIIIGLPV, from the coding sequence atgtcaACAAGTGGTCCCGCGGGGGCTTCCTCTGCCCCTGGCAGCAGCCGGCTTCAGCACGCTCAGCACCAAGTCGATGAGGTGGTGGATATAATGAGAGTCAATGTGGACAAGGTTTTGGAAAGGGATCAAAAGCCCTCCGAGCTGGATGACTGTGCGGATGCCTTGCAAGCGGGAGCTGCCCCGTTTGAGACGAATGCTGCCAAGCTGAAAAGGAAGTACTGGTGGAAGAACTGCAAGATGTGGGCCATTCTGATAACAGTGGTGGTTGtcctcttcatcatcatcattggtcTCCCCGTCTGA